TGCGCCGCATTGCCCTGGCCCGGCTCGACGAACATGATCGACAGCGTGAAGCCACGCGCCGGGATCACCGACGGATCATCGTGCTTGCCGGAGCCGCCGGCGCCGATGAAGCGATGCTGCGCGCGCTTCCAGCCCTCGATCTTCGCGTCTTCGAACGCGGCCCAGTCGGCGGTCTTTTCCTTGAATCGCCCGGTAAACTTCTTCAGCACGGTGTCGAGCGGCAGCCCGACGAGTTCCGGGGGCATCGGGTGGCGTGCAGCTGGCATGGTGTTCGCTCCTTGTTGCGTTCGTTGTCGATGATCGATAGTAGTGCGCCGTCGCGCGCGAAGGCAACCGCGCACTGTTTTTTCCGGACAGGTCCATGCGCCCGCGCGCGTATCGCCCATGCTGCCGTAATATCGCGAGCTCCCGGATGTGATCACATCGCCTGCCGGCCCGCTGGCGGCACCGGGAACCGGCACGAACCCCAGCACGAGAGGTCCACTGCATGCGCCCGACACCCGCCCAGAACACCGAACGCCCCGCCCCTCCGGCGAATGTCGTGCGCCGCACGATCCTGTGCGCCCTGCTGGCCACGGCGCCTGCAGCGAGCTTCGCGCAGCCGGCCTTCCCTTCGAAGACCATTCGCCTGATCGCACCGTTTGCGCCCGGCGGTGCCCTCGACCTGACCGCACGCGTAGTGGGGCAGGTGCTGACCGAACAGCTGGGCCAGCCTGTCATCGTCGACAACCGGGCCGGCGCCGCCGGCGCCATCGGGTCCGAGCAGGTCGCGCGCGCGGCACCCGACGGCTACACGCTGCTGCTCGGGGCCACGACGACCCACGGCATCAATCCGGTGCTGCAGCAGCTCAGCTACGACCCGATCAAGGATTTCACGCCGGTGTCGCTGGTGGTGACGATCCCGCATGTGCTGGTCGTCAACCCGACGCTGCCGGTCAACACCCTGCCCGACCTGATCAAGTACGCCCGCAGCAAGCCCGGCCTGACCTACGGCTCGGCCGGCACGGGTTCGCCGCACCACCTCGCCGGCGAGATGCTCAAGATCGCCACCGGCATCGACATCACCCATGTGCCCTACAAGGGCTCGGCGCCCGCGATGTCCGACGTCATCGCTGGCCAGGTGCAGTTCATGTCGATCGAACTCACCGCCGCGGTCAGCCAGCTCAAGGCCGGCAAGCTCAGGGCGATCGCGATTGCCACGGCGAAGCGGGTGCCGGGCGTCGATCTGCCGACGGTCGGCGAAAGCGGCGTGCCCGGGTTCGAAGTCACGGCCTGGTACGCGGTCTATGCGCCTGCCCGCACCCCGCGCAACGTGGTCGACATCCTGTCGAAGGCGATCGCCCGCGGCCTCGGCTCGGGCGAAGCGCGCGAGAAGCTCGCCTCGCTCAACGCGGTCACCATCGGCAGCACGCCGGAGGAACTGACCACCCACATGCGCAGCGAACTCGCGCGCTGGTCGAAAGTCATCAAGACCGCCGGCGTGAAGGCCGAGTAGTTCCCCCGCCGTTTTCCGATCACCCCGCAGACAGTCGAGCCCATCCGATGAAGCCTCCCCAGTTCGAATACGCCGCGCCCGCCACCCTGCCCGAAGCGCTCGCGCTGCTCGCCCATCCGGACGGTGACGCAAAACCGCTGGCGGGCGGGCAGAGCCTGATGCCGGTGCTGGCCTTCCGCCTCGCCTCGCCGCGCCTGCTGGTCGACCTTCGAAAGCTGCCGGGCATGGACCGCATCGACATCGATGCCAGTGGCGTACGCATGGGCGCAAAGGTGCGCTGGCGCGA
The sequence above is drawn from the Rhodocyclaceae bacterium genome and encodes:
- a CDS encoding cupin domain-containing protein, encoding MPAARHPMPPELVGLPLDTVLKKFTGRFKEKTADWAAFEDAKIEGWKRAQHRFIGAGGSGKHDDPSVIPARGFTLSIMFVEPGQGNAAHTHEVEEVFFVLDGFLDVFVEDEQGNRVTTRLGKWECVACPPGVIHGYDNNSLEPVYFQVMLGRARPDTMGYADEKLYQQRDAHLKG
- a CDS encoding tripartite tricarboxylate transporter substrate binding protein → MRPTPAQNTERPAPPANVVRRTILCALLATAPAASFAQPAFPSKTIRLIAPFAPGGALDLTARVVGQVLTEQLGQPVIVDNRAGAAGAIGSEQVARAAPDGYTLLLGATTTHGINPVLQQLSYDPIKDFTPVSLVVTIPHVLVVNPTLPVNTLPDLIKYARSKPGLTYGSAGTGSPHHLAGEMLKIATGIDITHVPYKGSAPAMSDVIAGQVQFMSIELTAAVSQLKAGKLRAIAIATAKRVPGVDLPTVGESGVPGFEVTAWYAVYAPARTPRNVVDILSKAIARGLGSGEAREKLASLNAVTIGSTPEELTTHMRSELARWSKVIKTAGVKAE